From the Lysobacter sp. FW306-1B-D06B genome, one window contains:
- a CDS encoding acyl-CoA desaturase: protein MTSRNRALSPAELDRFGEELDALRARTVATLGQRDANYIRRIVAWVRWSEVAGRGLLYVGAFSLLFAPALLWPLCVLGAVVLGLSKILENMELGHNVIHGQYDWMRDPHLDGRSYEWDIVGTAENWRYTHNYRHHTYTNVRGLDDDIGYGLLRIFPEQRWRPYYLAQPVIAVVFAVLFEWGVAIQNLKLGRWIAGKITHRQMWRKFVPVGRKMGRQLVKDYVVFPALAGPFFLPVLLGNVVANVIRNLWTYTIIFCGHFTTDAETFPKECIRNESRGHWYLRQLRGSSNISGGRLIDVLSGNLSHQIEHHFYPDVPANRYAEVAPTVREICARYGQHYNTGSLPKQFGQVIWRIVRHAFPSRPRKAAPLVLNTDAA from the coding sequence ATGACGTCCCGCAACCGCGCCCTCAGCCCTGCCGAACTCGACCGCTTCGGCGAAGAGCTCGACGCCCTGCGTGCCCGCACCGTCGCCACGCTCGGCCAGCGCGACGCCAACTACATCCGGCGCATCGTCGCCTGGGTGCGCTGGAGCGAAGTCGCCGGTCGCGGCCTGCTCTACGTCGGCGCATTCTCGCTGCTGTTCGCACCCGCGCTGCTGTGGCCGCTGTGCGTGCTGGGCGCGGTGGTACTGGGCCTGTCGAAGATCCTCGAGAACATGGAGCTGGGCCACAACGTCATCCACGGCCAGTACGACTGGATGCGCGACCCGCACCTGGACGGCCGCAGCTACGAGTGGGACATCGTCGGCACCGCCGAGAACTGGCGCTACACGCACAACTACCGCCACCACACCTACACCAACGTGCGCGGCCTGGATGACGACATCGGCTACGGCCTGCTGCGCATCTTCCCGGAACAGCGCTGGCGCCCGTACTACCTGGCGCAGCCGGTGATCGCGGTGGTGTTCGCGGTGCTGTTCGAGTGGGGCGTGGCGATCCAGAACCTCAAGCTCGGCCGCTGGATCGCCGGCAAGATCACGCACCGCCAGATGTGGCGCAAGTTCGTGCCGGTCGGCCGCAAGATGGGGCGGCAGCTCGTGAAGGACTACGTCGTGTTCCCCGCGCTGGCCGGCCCGTTCTTCCTGCCGGTGCTGCTGGGCAATGTCGTGGCCAACGTGATCCGCAACCTGTGGACCTACACGATCATCTTCTGCGGCCACTTCACCACGGACGCCGAGACGTTCCCGAAGGAATGCATCCGCAACGAATCGCGCGGCCACTGGTACCTGCGCCAGCTGCGCGGCTCGTCGAACATCTCCGGCGGTCGCCTGATCGATGTGCTCTCGGGCAACCTGAGCCACCAGATCGAGCACCATTTCTACCCGGACGTGCCGGCCAACCGTTACGCCGAAGTGGCGCCGACGGTGCGCGAGATCTGCGCGCGCTACGGCCAGCACTACAACACCGGTTCGTTGCCGAAGCAGTTCGGCCAGGTGATCTGGCGGATCGTGCGCCACGCGTTCCCGAGCCGGCCGCGCAAGGCGGCGCCGCTGGTGTTGAATACCGACGCGGCCTGA
- a CDS encoding DUF3052 family protein: MSDYSGTPLAKKLGFRDGATAWTLAAPEHYRALLDPLPPGVRFVARLAKGVDIAHVFCRERAELADALGKCRSTLAPDATVWVSWPKKASKVPTDITEDTVREVALPLGFVDVKVCAVDEVWSGLKLVVRKELR; encoded by the coding sequence ATGAGCGACTACTCCGGCACGCCATTGGCGAAGAAGCTCGGCTTCCGCGATGGCGCGACCGCGTGGACGCTCGCCGCACCGGAGCACTACCGCGCATTGCTGGATCCCCTGCCGCCGGGCGTGCGCTTCGTCGCGCGACTGGCGAAGGGCGTCGACATCGCCCATGTGTTCTGCCGCGAACGCGCCGAGCTGGCCGATGCCCTGGGCAAGTGCCGGAGCACGCTTGCGCCGGACGCGACCGTGTGGGTGTCGTGGCCGAAGAAGGCCTCGAAAGTCCCCACCGACATCACCGAGGACACGGTGCGCGAGGTGGCGCTGCCGCTGGGCTTCGTCGACGTGAAGGTCTGCGCGGTCGACGAGGTCTGGTCGGGGTTGAAGCTGGTGGTGCGCAAGGAATTGCGTTGA
- a CDS encoding patatin-like phospholipase family protein — protein MNPLRSLRPVLLASLAVLLGACGGEAVKPTPPPSLSAPPVQAPKVRIGVALGGGAAKGFAHIGVIKMLEANGFQPEVVSGTSAGSVVGALYASGMDAFAMQKQAFALDEASIRDVSLFSGGVVKGQKLQDYVNELVGGKTIERMRRPFAAVATNLETGDRTVFVRGNTGQAVRASSSIPGVFEPVAIGKFHYVDGGVVSPVPVDAARQLGADLVIAVDISSKASGKNPGSMLGNVNQSITIMGQRLGAQELARADVVIRPSVNEIGPADFEQRNNAIMEGERAALAAMPQIRAKVAQWQKARTDEANATRRAAELKAEQAKLRAFCEEEDRKWLSKLRRDPQCKALADQGVLSN, from the coding sequence ATGAACCCGCTCCGTTCCCTGCGCCCCGTGCTGCTGGCCTCGCTCGCCGTCCTGCTGGGCGCGTGTGGCGGTGAAGCAGTCAAGCCGACGCCACCGCCGTCCCTCTCGGCTCCGCCCGTGCAGGCACCGAAGGTGCGCATCGGCGTCGCGCTGGGCGGAGGCGCGGCGAAAGGCTTCGCGCACATCGGCGTGATCAAGATGCTGGAGGCCAACGGCTTCCAGCCCGAAGTCGTCTCCGGCACCAGCGCCGGCAGCGTGGTCGGTGCGCTCTATGCCAGCGGCATGGACGCCTTCGCCATGCAGAAGCAGGCCTTCGCGCTGGACGAGGCGTCCATCCGTGACGTCAGCCTGTTCTCCGGCGGCGTTGTGAAGGGGCAGAAGTTGCAGGACTACGTCAACGAGCTGGTCGGCGGCAAGACGATCGAGCGCATGCGCAGGCCGTTCGCGGCCGTGGCGACCAACCTGGAAACCGGCGACCGCACGGTGTTCGTGCGCGGCAACACCGGCCAGGCGGTGCGCGCGTCCAGCAGCATTCCGGGCGTGTTCGAGCCGGTGGCGATCGGCAAGTTCCACTACGTCGACGGCGGCGTCGTCAGCCCGGTGCCGGTGGATGCGGCGCGCCAGCTGGGCGCGGACCTCGTGATCGCCGTGGACATCTCCAGCAAGGCCAGCGGCAAGAACCCGGGCAGCATGCTGGGCAACGTCAACCAGTCGATCACGATCATGGGCCAGAGGCTGGGCGCGCAGGAACTCGCGCGTGCGGACGTGGTGATCCGCCCGAGCGTCAACGAGATCGGCCCGGCCGACTTCGAACAGCGCAACAACGCGATCATGGAAGGCGAGCGCGCCGCGCTGGCGGCGATGCCGCAGATCCGCGCGAAGGTGGCGCAGTGGCAGAAGGCGCGCACCGACGAGGCGAACGCGACGCGACGCGCCGCCGAACTCAAGGCCGAACAGGCCAAGCTGCGCGCGTTCTGCGAAGAGGAAGACCGCAAGTGGCTGTCGAAGCTGCGCCGCGATCCGCAGTGCAAGGCGCTGGCGGATCAGGGCGTGCTGTCGAACTAA
- a CDS encoding TIGR00266 family protein: protein MTQWYFVSAGNSQRVGPLDADSAQAHARRHPDDLCWREGLSGWQAVKSMPEFAEATGVQPAHVPPPTPSAAGRRSDDIDFRIVGNDMQFVEVELDPGECAIAEAGALMYKDATIQMDTVFGNGQHTGQGGGLMDKIFSAGKRVLTGESLFTTMFTHAGTGKARVAFAAPYPGTVLAMKLDEHGGRLICQKDSFLAGARGVSVGIAFQKRILTGLFGGEGFIMQKLEGDGWVFVHAGGTVIERELRAGERLDVDTGCVMAYHHTVQMDVRAVGGIKSMLFGGEGMFLATLTGPGKVWLQSLPFSRMAGRMLAAAPQGGGQNRGEGSVLGGLGRILDGDNNF, encoded by the coding sequence ATGACCCAGTGGTACTTCGTTTCCGCCGGCAACAGCCAGCGCGTCGGTCCGCTCGATGCCGATTCGGCGCAGGCGCACGCGCGCAGGCATCCTGATGACCTGTGCTGGCGCGAGGGCCTGTCGGGCTGGCAGGCGGTGAAGTCGATGCCCGAATTCGCCGAAGCCACCGGCGTGCAACCCGCGCACGTGCCACCGCCGACGCCGTCCGCGGCCGGCCGGCGCAGCGACGACATCGACTTCCGCATCGTCGGCAACGACATGCAGTTCGTCGAAGTGGAACTGGACCCGGGCGAGTGCGCGATCGCCGAGGCCGGCGCGCTGATGTACAAGGACGCGACCATCCAGATGGACACCGTGTTCGGCAACGGCCAGCACACGGGGCAGGGCGGCGGCCTCATGGACAAGATCTTCTCCGCCGGCAAGCGTGTGCTGACGGGCGAGAGCCTGTTCACCACGATGTTCACCCACGCCGGAACCGGCAAGGCGCGCGTGGCCTTCGCCGCGCCGTACCCGGGCACGGTGCTGGCGATGAAGCTGGACGAACACGGCGGTCGCCTGATCTGTCAGAAGGACAGCTTCCTGGCCGGCGCGCGCGGCGTGTCGGTGGGCATCGCCTTCCAGAAGCGCATCCTCACCGGCCTGTTCGGCGGCGAGGGTTTCATCATGCAGAAGCTGGAAGGCGACGGCTGGGTGTTCGTGCACGCCGGCGGCACCGTGATCGAGCGCGAACTGCGCGCCGGCGAGCGCCTGGACGTGGACACCGGCTGCGTCATGGCCTACCACCACACCGTGCAGATGGACGTGCGCGCGGTGGGCGGCATCAAGAGCATGCTGTTCGGCGGCGAGGGCATGTTCCTGGCCACGCTGACCGGCCCGGGCAAGGTGTGGCTGCAGTCGCTGCCCTTCTCGCGCATGGCCGGGCGCATGCTCGCGGCCGCGCCGCAGGGCGGCGGGCAGAATCGCGGCGAAGGTTCGGTGCTGGGTGGACTGGGCCGCATCCTGGACGGCGACAACAACTTCTGA
- a CDS encoding rhomboid family intramembrane serine protease produces MHLPTPEALPDTPEQRKADKRRWLRAFNLSLGFVLLLFAVFTAQGLFDVAAWTVQPWSVEGLLGILTAPLLHGSFEHVAANASALLMLGTLAGGLYPKATIRALPLLWLGSGLGAWLLGDPGTRHLGASGLTHGLMFLVFVLGLLRRDRASIAAAMLAFMFYGGMLLTILPREPGVSWQAHLGGAVAGVFAAWLLRRTDPLAPRKRYSWEDEEEGTIAPLSDELEPPRPDDVPVLWHRPSTTRGVVRRLSDKS; encoded by the coding sequence ATGCACCTGCCCACGCCCGAAGCCCTCCCCGACACGCCCGAGCAGCGAAAGGCCGACAAGCGCCGCTGGCTGCGCGCCTTCAACCTCAGCCTGGGCTTCGTCCTGCTGCTGTTCGCGGTCTTCACCGCGCAGGGGCTGTTCGACGTGGCCGCCTGGACGGTGCAGCCGTGGTCGGTCGAGGGGCTTCTGGGCATCCTCACCGCGCCGCTGCTGCACGGCTCCTTCGAGCACGTCGCCGCGAACGCGAGCGCCTTGCTGATGCTGGGCACGCTGGCCGGCGGCCTGTACCCGAAGGCCACGATCCGCGCGCTGCCGCTGCTGTGGCTGGGCTCGGGCCTGGGCGCGTGGCTGCTGGGCGATCCCGGCACCCGCCACCTGGGCGCGAGCGGCCTGACCCACGGCCTGATGTTCCTGGTGTTCGTGCTCGGCCTGCTGCGCCGCGACCGCGCCTCGATCGCAGCCGCGATGCTCGCCTTCATGTTCTACGGCGGCATGCTGCTGACGATCCTGCCGCGCGAGCCGGGCGTGTCCTGGCAGGCGCACCTGGGCGGCGCGGTCGCGGGCGTCTTCGCCGCGTGGCTGCTGCGCCGCACCGACCCGCTGGCGCCGCGCAAGCGGTACAGCTGGGAGGACGAGGAGGAGGGCACGATCGCGCCGTTGTCGGATGAGCTGGAGCCGCCCCGGCCGGATGACGTCCCCGTGCTGTGGCACCGTCCGTCGACAACCCGTGGCGTGGTGAGGCGACTTTCGGACAAGTCCTAG
- a CDS encoding ABC transporter ATP-binding protein has product MSALHVEALRYSIHRQPILRGIDLVLAPGEFAALIGPNGAGKTTLMQCLSGVTAADSGRVRIGGHDLVADPVAAKRLLGMSIDPARLPPLLSVRECLRLFAGARDLPRIPSATLALCEALSLTPMLDRWIGHCSLGTRQKVGIVLGLLGEPPLLILDEPLNGLDPLSAYALKEHLRRLTGEHGTAVLLATHALDIAERFINRAMLMVDGTMHHDWSRQELKAIRDDPDRCLEQAMVEAMR; this is encoded by the coding sequence ATGAGCGCGCTGCACGTCGAGGCCCTGCGCTACAGCATCCATCGCCAGCCGATCCTGCGCGGCATCGATCTCGTCCTGGCGCCGGGCGAGTTCGCCGCGCTGATCGGACCCAACGGCGCAGGAAAAACCACGCTCATGCAGTGCCTGTCGGGCGTGACCGCAGCCGATTCCGGCCGCGTCCGGATCGGTGGACACGATCTGGTCGCCGATCCCGTGGCGGCCAAGCGCCTGCTCGGAATGTCGATCGATCCGGCCCGCCTTCCACCGCTGCTCAGTGTGCGCGAGTGCCTGCGGCTGTTCGCCGGTGCGCGCGACCTGCCCAGGATTCCTTCGGCGACGTTGGCCTTGTGCGAGGCGCTTTCGCTGACGCCCATGCTCGACCGCTGGATCGGGCATTGCTCGCTGGGGACCCGGCAGAAAGTCGGCATCGTGCTGGGATTGCTCGGTGAGCCGCCGTTGCTGATCCTGGATGAACCGCTCAATGGTCTGGACCCACTCAGCGCCTACGCGTTGAAGGAGCACCTGCGGCGGTTGACGGGCGAACACGGAACGGCGGTGCTGCTGGCTACGCACGCGCTCGACATCGCCGAACGCTTCATCAACCGTGCGATGCTGATGGTGGATGGCACGATGCATCACGACTGGTCACGCCAGGAGTTGAAGGCCATCCGCGACGATCCGGACCGTTGCCTGGAACAGGCGATGGTCGAGGCGATGCGATGA
- a CDS encoding M28 family metallopeptidase, translating to MRRLTLISLALVLAACQREQASTAPANAPVKETYDASASADARRIEADVRFLADDLLEGREAGTRGYDLASLYVAQRFRAIGLAPAGDDASFFQRVPMLRGVRQADGNALVIVRDGRERALAFRDDFLPGINFNEAQASVEAPAVFVGQGVHAPELQHDDFAGVDVKGKIAVMFNGAPARFDNDRRAFHSSSRTKAEELVRRGAVGIVVVQTDDEQKQSPWTRTAGNWDRPGMRLRGEDGKGIDTFPQLRVTATVSTAQADAMLSAGGHMAKQLFQDLRDGKLRAFDLPGTLRLAAHTAITPVDSRNVVARLDGSDAALKNEHVVFSAHLDHVGIGAPVNGDAIYNGALDNALGIAVMLEAANRLAHDAAPPKRSVLFVAVTAEEKGLLGAEWFARHPTVPAGSLVANVNMDMPMLLAPTKDVVPIGLEHSTLQPLVQQAAKEIGVSLSPDPSPEEVVFVRSDQYAFIRAGVPAVYLDGGYTGVDGDAKAIQDAFLRDRYHQPGDDLTQPIQWADAARLAKLNARIGQLIADAPQRPVWNEGDFFGEKFGKAAAR from the coding sequence ATGCGCCGCCTCACGCTGATCAGCCTCGCCCTCGTCCTCGCGGCATGCCAGCGCGAGCAAGCGTCCACCGCACCGGCCAATGCGCCGGTGAAAGAGACTTACGACGCCTCCGCCAGCGCCGACGCGCGCCGCATCGAGGCCGATGTGCGCTTCCTCGCCGACGACCTGCTCGAGGGCCGCGAGGCCGGCACGCGCGGGTACGACCTGGCCTCGCTCTACGTCGCTCAGCGTTTCCGCGCGATCGGGCTGGCACCCGCGGGCGATGACGCAAGCTTCTTCCAGCGCGTGCCGATGCTGCGCGGCGTGCGCCAGGCCGACGGCAACGCACTGGTGATCGTGCGCGACGGCCGCGAGCGGGCGTTGGCCTTCCGCGACGACTTCCTTCCCGGCATCAACTTCAACGAAGCGCAGGCGAGCGTGGAAGCGCCGGCGGTGTTCGTGGGGCAGGGCGTGCACGCGCCGGAACTGCAGCACGACGATTTCGCCGGCGTGGACGTGAAGGGCAAGATCGCCGTGATGTTCAACGGCGCGCCGGCGCGCTTCGACAACGATCGTCGCGCCTTCCATTCTTCCTCGCGCACCAAGGCGGAGGAGTTGGTGCGACGCGGCGCGGTCGGCATCGTGGTGGTGCAGACCGACGACGAGCAGAAGCAGTCGCCGTGGACGCGTACCGCCGGAAACTGGGACCGCCCCGGCATGCGCCTGCGCGGCGAGGACGGCAAGGGCATCGACACGTTCCCGCAGCTGCGCGTGACGGCCACGGTCTCCACCGCACAGGCCGATGCGATGCTGTCCGCGGGCGGGCATATGGCGAAACAGCTCTTCCAGGACCTGCGCGACGGCAAGCTGCGCGCGTTCGACCTTCCCGGGACGCTCCGCCTGGCCGCGCATACGGCGATCACGCCGGTGGATTCACGCAACGTCGTCGCCCGCCTCGACGGTAGCGATGCGGCGCTGAAGAACGAACACGTCGTCTTCAGCGCCCACCTGGACCATGTCGGCATCGGCGCGCCCGTCAACGGCGATGCGATCTACAACGGCGCGCTCGACAACGCGCTGGGCATCGCGGTGATGCTGGAAGCCGCCAATCGCCTGGCCCACGATGCGGCGCCGCCGAAGCGCTCGGTGCTGTTCGTCGCGGTGACGGCGGAGGAGAAGGGCCTGCTCGGCGCGGAGTGGTTCGCGCGCCATCCGACGGTGCCCGCCGGCTCGCTGGTCGCCAACGTCAACATGGACATGCCGATGCTGCTGGCGCCGACGAAGGACGTGGTGCCGATCGGCCTGGAGCATTCCACGCTGCAGCCGCTGGTGCAGCAGGCGGCGAAGGAGATCGGTGTGTCGCTGTCGCCGGATCCGTCGCCGGAGGAAGTGGTGTTCGTGCGCAGCGATCAGTACGCCTTCATTCGCGCGGGTGTGCCGGCGGTGTACCTCGATGGCGGCTACACGGGCGTGGACGGCGATGCGAAGGCGATCCAGGACGCGTTCCTGCGCGATCGTTATCACCAGCCCGGCGACGATCTCACCCAGCCGATCCAATGGGCCGACGCGGCGCGACTGGCCAAGCTAAACGCGCGCATCGGCCAGCTCATCGCCGACGCACCGCAACGGCCGGTGTGGAACGAGGGCGATTTCTTCGGCGAGAAGTTCGGCAAGGCGGCTGCTCGATGA
- a CDS encoding aspartate/glutamate racemase family protein encodes MKMLGLIGGMSWESTVPYYRLINQTVKERLGGLHSARLLLYSVDFAQIEKLQHAGDWDAAGEVLADAARSLKAGGAQLLVICTNTMHKVADAVEAASGLPLLHIADATGEEIRRAGLQRVGLLGTRFTMEQDFYRKRLIERHGLEVLVPEADEREIVHRVIYDELCQGAIREESRAQYRRIMAALVERGAQGIILGCTEIGLLVGQGDASVPLFDTTALHARHAALAALAE; translated from the coding sequence ATGAAGATGCTGGGCCTGATCGGCGGCATGAGCTGGGAATCCACCGTGCCGTACTACCGCTTGATCAATCAGACGGTGAAGGAGCGGCTCGGCGGGCTGCATTCGGCGCGGCTGCTGCTGTACAGCGTGGACTTCGCGCAGATCGAGAAGCTGCAGCATGCCGGTGATTGGGATGCAGCGGGCGAGGTGCTCGCCGACGCGGCGCGTTCGTTGAAGGCCGGCGGTGCGCAGCTGCTGGTGATCTGCACGAACACGATGCACAAGGTCGCCGACGCGGTGGAAGCCGCCAGCGGCCTGCCGCTGCTGCACATCGCCGATGCGACGGGCGAAGAGATCCGGCGTGCAGGGTTGCAACGCGTCGGCCTGCTGGGCACGCGTTTCACCATGGAGCAGGATTTCTATCGGAAACGGTTGATCGAACGGCACGGGCTGGAGGTGCTGGTGCCCGAGGCCGACGAACGCGAGATCGTCCACCGCGTGATCTACGACGAGCTGTGTCAGGGCGCCATCCGCGAAGAATCCCGCGCGCAGTACCGGCGCATCATGGCCGCGCTGGTCGAACGCGGTGCGCAGGGGATCATCCTGGGCTGTACCGAGATCGGTCTGCTGGTGGGGCAGGGCGATGCCAGTGTTCCGCTGTTCGACACCACGGCGCTGCATGCGCGCCACGCGGCGCTGGCGGCGTTGGCCGAGTAG